The Arachis hypogaea cultivar Tifrunner chromosome 19, arahy.Tifrunner.gnm2.J5K5, whole genome shotgun sequence genome has a window encoding:
- the LOC140182436 gene encoding uncharacterized protein, with protein sequence MDLFMKRPETAIARNKKEKLRQQNIKEACNKEAVRRVHRYIARWFYQAGIALNPVRLKSFQEMLWAVGSFGPNLPAPTNHALRVPLLNEELEYTKDLLKGHKEQWKKYGCSIMSDAWTDKRQWSIINFLVNSPAGTMFLKSIDASDYVKTGEKMFELLDGIVEEIGEQNVVQVVTDNSSNYVLAVTKGWFECITRLVPSIAVQEKILEEQTLYKAGYGLFGSSFAKSQRKKISPAFWWRTYGHEAPNMRDLAIKILSLTCSASGCERNWSIFEHIHTKKRNRLDHERMESLVFIKYNQQLIERYNLKDEVDHIALNDIDECNEWLVT encoded by the exons ATGGACTTGTTTATGAAAAGACCCGAAACTGCCATTGCAAGAAACAAAAAGGAGAAATTGAGGCAACAGAATATCAAGGAAGCATGTAATAAGGAAGCGGTTCGTAGAGTTCATCGATACATAGCCCGGTGGTTCTACCAAGCTGGGATTGCATTGAATCCAGTGAGGTTGAAGAGTTTTCAAGAAATGTTGTGGGCTGTTGGAAGCTTTGGTCCTAATTTACCTGCTCCCACTAATCATGCTCTAAGGGTGCCACTCCTTAATGAGGAATTAGAATACACCAAAGACTTGTTGAAGGGTCATAAGGAACAATGGAAAAAGTATGGCTGCTCTATTATGTCAGATGCTTGGACGGATAAGAGACAATGGAGCATTATCAATTTTCTTGTAAACTCTCCTGCTGGGACAATGTTTTTGAAGTCTATTGATGCCTCTGATTATGTGAAGACGGGTGAAAAAATGTTTGAGCTTCTTGATGGTATTGTTGAGGAAATTGGGGAGCAAAATGTTGTTCAAGTTGTAACTGACAACAGTAGCAACTATGTTCTAGCCG TTACAAAAGGATGGTTTGAGTGCATCACTAGATTGGTGCCAAGTATAGCTGTGCAAGAGAAGATATTGGAGGAGCAAACACTATATAAGGCTGGCTATGGACTTTTTGGATCATCCTTTGCAAAATCTCAGAGGAAAAAGATTTCACCCG caTTTTGGTGGCGGACATATGGGCATGAAGCTCCAAACATGCGAGACCTTGCTATCAAGATCTTGAGCTTGACTTGTAGTGCTTCTGGATGTGAGCGCAATTGGAGTATATTTGAGCATATTCATACTAAGAaaagaaataggcttgatcatGAAAGGATGGAGAGCTTGGTCTTCATAAAGTATAACCAACAACTCATCGAGAGGTACAACCTTAAAGATGAAGTTGACCATATTGCACTCAATGATATTGATGAGTGTAATGAGTGGTTAGTAACTTAG
- the LOC112776968 gene encoding uncharacterized protein gives MAVSLPILVILIALHLIAFVFAVGAERRRSAAKVVPDEYDDRTYCVYTTDASTVYGLSAFFLLLISHAIVNALTRCLCCGKGLVSGARSTCAVFLFIFSWISFLGAESCLLAGSARNAYHTKYRGYFGVNDLSCATLRKGVFAAGAALTLISMLASILYYWAHSKADTGGWEKHHNEGIVLATHQQQQGSDFGKA, from the exons ATGGCGGTTTCCTTACCCATTCTGGTCATCCTCATCGCCCTCCACCTCATCGCCTTCGTCTTCGCCGTAGGCGCCGAACGACGTCGTAGCGCC GCGAAAGTGGTTCCCGATGAGTATGACGACAGAACTTACTGTGTTTACACCACCGATGCCTCCACAGTGTACGGCCTCTCCGCCTTCTTTCTCCTATTAATCAGCCACGCCATCGTTAACGCCCTCACCAGATGCCTCTGCTGCGGCAAGGGCCTCGTCTCCGGCGCCCGCTCCACCTGTGCCGtctttctcttcattttctctTG GATTAGTTTTCTGGGAGCAGAGTCATGCTTGTTGGCAGGGTCTGCGAGGAACGCATATCACACAAAATACAGAGGGTATTTTGGGGTAAATGACTTGTCCTGCGCCACCCTCCGCAAGGGGGTGTTCGCCGCCGGTGCTGCCCTTACTTTGATCTCCATGTTGGCCTCCATTTTGTACTATTGGGCTCACTCCAAGGCTGATACTGGTGGCTGGGAGAAGCACcacaatgagggcattgtattaGCTACCCACCAGCAACAACAAGGTTCTGACTTTGGCAAGGCCTGA
- the LOC112779996 gene encoding reticulon-like protein B14 produces the protein MRTHKTPQASGFTGHHERPLHGHALLGRGKIAEILLWRDKKLSAAIVGGFSFIWFLFEVVEYNLVPLLCHILIAIMLILFVWYNAAGLITWNIPEIYYFEIPESTFAYLYNKLNWFLMKFYDISTGKDLTLFFLTISGLWIISAIGNLFNTLNLIYLLFVCMMSLPAMYERYEEEVNYLAFRGNQDVRRLFRTLDSKFLNKIPRGPVKPKYK, from the exons ATGCGAACCCATAAAACTCCACAAGCCTCAGGTTTCACTGGCCACCATGAAAGACCACTTCACGGCCACGCACTCCTCGGCAGAGGAAAGA TTGCGGAAATATTGTTATGGAGAGACAAGAAACTGTCGGCAGCGATTGTGGGTGGTTTCTCGTTCATTTGGTTTCTGTTTGAAGTGGTGGAATACAATCTTGTTCCTCTTCTCTGTCACATTCTCATAGCCATTATGCTCATCCTCTTTGTTTGGTATAATGCTGCTGGACTAATCACTTG GAACATTCCCGAAATCTATTATTTTGAAATTCCAGAATCCACCTTTGCATACTTGTATAACAAACTCAACTGGTTCTTGATGAAGTTTTATGATATTTCAACCGGGAAAGACTTGACACTCTTCTttctg ACAATTTCCGGCCTCTGGATCATTTCAGCAATTGGAAATCTTTTCAACACTTTGAATTTGATATACTTAT TGTTTGTGTGCATGATGAGTCTTCCCGCTATGTATGAGAGATATGAAGAGGAAGTGAATTATCTTGCATTCAGAGGAAACCAAGATGTGAGAAGATTGTTCAGGACTTTGGATTCTAAATTCCTTAACAAAATTCCAAGAGGACCTGTCAAACCAAAGTACAAGTAA
- the LOC112779165 gene encoding uncharacterized protein gives MSIISWNCCGLAASARVSELHSLCKQIKPTIIFFIETRAKEKTVSRIKKRLHFENAFCVEPRGLSGGLCLFWNAIYKVDIYFWCDNYIKARIVDKEGNMWLYNFVYGNPNFKKRQEQWREITVNCRSEGEPQLFIGDFNDVLSQEENVELHPKPQNQVRDFRNFVDSNALIDLELKGGGFTWFSNPRNGFVTRERIDRALGNWEWRMMYPHAYLSSMPAISLDHSPLILDLNPVHNVRRSFKFEAFWADHEDCEKVVRRGWSKHEPNGCKWGRLTNKIKSCKEELRKWSRTTFKRADKEIHCLKEELKKLQASDFLEEKQE, from the coding sequence ATGAGCATCATAAGTTGGAACTGTTGCGGGTTAGCGGCTTCTGCGAGAGTTTCGGAACTACATAGTCTATGTAAACAGATTAAGCCGACAATAATCTTTTTTATTGAAACAAGAGCAAAAGAAAAGACTGTAAGTAGAATTAAGAAGAGGCTTCATTTTGAAAATGCCTTTTGTGTAGAACCCCGGGGTCTGTCCGGCGGTCTATGTTTGTTTTGGAATGCAATATATAAAgttgatatttatttttggtgtgaTAACTATATTAAAGCTCGAATTGTGGATAAAGAAGGAAATATGTGGTTATACAATTTTGTATATGGTAatcctaattttaaaaaaagacaaGAGCAATGGAGGGAGATCACGGTCAATTGCAGAAGTGAAGGTGAACCTCAGCTCTTCATAGGAGACTTTAACGACGTTTTGAGTCAAGAGGAGAACGTGGAACTGCATCCGAAGCCGCAGAACCAGGTCAGAGACTTCAGAAATTTTGTAGATTCAAATGCTCTCATAGATTTGGAATTGAAAGGAGGAGGGTTCACATGGTTTAGCAATCCAAGAAATGGATTTGTGACAAGGGAAAGAATAGATAGGGCGTTGGGCAATTGGGAGTGGAGGATGATGTATCCACATGCCTATCTTTCGTCAATGCCTGCTATTAGTTTGGATCATAGTCCTCTAATTTTAGATTTGAACCCTGTGCATAATGTTAGAAGGAGTTTTAAGTTCGAAGCTTTTTGGGCTGACCACGAAGATTGTGAGAAGGTAGTGAGAAGGGGCTGGAGTAAACATGAACCTAATGGCTGCAAATGGGGGAGATTAACTAATAAAATCAAGAGTTGTAAGGAAGAGTTAAGAAAATGGAGTAGAACTACCTTCAAACGGGCAGACAAAGAGATTCATTGTTTGAAGGAGGAACTTAAAAAATTACAAGCCTCTGAttttttagaagaaaaacaagagtAG